Proteins encoded together in one Ferroglobus placidus DSM 10642 window:
- the mtnP gene encoding S-methyl-5'-thioadenosine phosphorylase, translating to MKAEIGIIGGTGIYDSDAFENVTEVDVDTPFGKPSSKITIGDYEGRKVAFISRHGKGHIYSPTHVPYRANIYAFKKLGVERIISVAAVGSLKEEIKPLDIVIPDQIFDRTKHRKDTFFEDVVVHVGVADPFCPELREVAIEAVKELGLSYHDKGTYVCIEGPQFSTKAESKFYRSMGFDIIGMTALPEAKLAREAEICYVTIAAVTDYDVWKEEPVDVKTVLENMAKNEENIKAILRKLIPKIPEERECECKDALKFAITTSPEMISEEVRRKLGIFLDKYL from the coding sequence ATGAAGGCGGAAATCGGGATTATTGGCGGAACCGGCATCTACGATAGCGACGCTTTCGAGAACGTAACAGAAGTTGACGTCGACACGCCCTTCGGAAAACCCTCGTCGAAGATAACGATTGGAGATTACGAGGGAAGAAAAGTGGCTTTCATTTCGAGACACGGGAAGGGACACATCTATTCACCAACGCACGTTCCTTACAGAGCGAACATCTACGCCTTCAAAAAACTCGGAGTTGAGAGGATAATTAGCGTAGCGGCAGTTGGATCTTTAAAAGAAGAGATAAAGCCACTGGATATAGTTATTCCGGATCAGATATTCGACAGGACGAAGCACAGAAAGGACACGTTTTTCGAAGATGTGGTGGTTCACGTCGGCGTGGCGGACCCTTTCTGTCCGGAGTTGAGAGAGGTTGCCATAGAAGCCGTGAAGGAGCTCGGTTTGAGCTACCACGACAAAGGAACTTACGTTTGCATTGAAGGTCCTCAGTTTTCAACTAAGGCTGAGTCGAAATTCTACAGAAGCATGGGGTTCGACATAATTGGTATGACTGCTTTACCAGAAGCAAAGCTTGCAAGAGAGGCTGAAATTTGCTACGTAACGATTGCAGCCGTCACGGATTACGACGTCTGGAAGGAGGAGCCAGTGGATGTTAAGACCGTCTTGGAAAACATGGCGAAGAACGAGGAAAACATAAAAGCGATTCTCAGAAAGCTGATACCGAAGATTCCAGAAGAAAGAGAATGCGAGTGCAAAGACGCTTTGAAGTTCGCGATAACTACTTCCCCGGAGATGATAAGCGAAGAGGTCAGAAGGAAGTTAGGAATTTTCCTCGACAAATACCTCTAA